A genomic stretch from Spiroplasma endosymbiont of Clivina fossor includes:
- a CDS encoding ribosome-inactivating family protein, with product MKKLLELLGTILITGNALSTVIAVAPNGKQRTKTKLLSSELNYSQTNNLENLQRSKRQNNEDISTTPKIQDEQQSQFSKNTGSRTDIIEKEINLDENYSYNIQKMLQELIDEKYLDPLRSINMGGLISKELDNKTIIYKLEELEPKIANWIKEQQNNKEKILILTLKNSNNKNIKLVINLNNLYLLGFINNQNKYFYFDDELLEKIKQHNQEEIKKLNNLKEKLNNLKENKLLFNEEKVKEYLQQKNKLIPLKEKEKNIFNFVENSWYLLNILNFRYILIW from the coding sequence ATGAAAAAACTCTTAGAGTTATTAGGAACAATTTTAATAACTGGCAACGCCCTATCAACCGTCATTGCAGTCGCTCCCAATGGAAAGCAAAGAACAAAAACTAAATTATTAAGTAGTGAGCTTAATTATTCACAAACAAATAATTTAGAAAATCTCCAAAGAAGTAAAAGGCAAAACAACGAAGACATATCAACTACTCCAAAAATACAAGATGAACAACAATCCCAATTTTCAAAAAATACAGGTAGCCGAACTGATATTATTGAAAAAGAAATTAATTTAGATGAAAATTATTCTTACAATATTCAAAAAATGTTACAGGAACTTATTGATGAAAAATATCTTGATCCATTAAGAAGTATCAATATGGGTGGACTTATAAGCAAAGAACTTGATAATAAAACAATTATTTATAAATTAGAAGAATTAGAGCCCAAAATAGCTAATTGAATTAAAGAACAACAAAATAACAAAGAAAAAATATTGATATTAACATTAAAAAATAGTAATAATAAAAATATAAAATTAGTAATTAATTTAAATAATCTTTATTTACTAGGATTTATTAATAATCAAAATAAGTATTTTTATTTTGATGATGAACTTTTAGAAAAAATAAAACAACATAATCAAGAAGAAATCAAAAAACTTAATAATTTAAAGGAAAAATTAAATAATTTAAAAGAAAACAAACTTTTATTTAATGAAGAAAAAGTAAAAGAATATTTGCAACAAAAAAATAAATTAATTCCTCTTAAAGAAAAAGAAAAAAATATTTTTAATTTTGTCGAAAACTCTTGATATTTATTGAATATACTTAATTTTAGGTATATTTTAATATGATAG
- a CDS encoding Mbov_0401 family ICE element transposase-like protein, with amino-acid sequence MLEINNNVKTPENKHWFSLFTTHKNMYTNKCKQLANEYEKLDEYLYKYHYRLKQGYKVVHFAPRTIITIFGDVTFKRRRYKYWNQKSGKFEYVCLLDKEIGLSPKQRIYFDVQFKVLSLLGDGKRYRDVLDALNHCYISKASISNILNKYDIAEYFQLAEKETKTRIDVKNKDLYIQLDETFLATLDHKIKQDQRIRLVTFHTGHKEKKYKNARRELENKRGHFLMLKVGKRINTMDYRDLLIKELQKHYVNINYDRIIVCGDGATWIREIANSFGNVRYILDGYHVIKKLKQTAFNIIFENRKVTLNSWIKLYKDGNHQELIKNIRNIAKNELNKDIKTNLRKASNYFSNNKQGIHHQNLEWNIGCSIESDVSHLVKQQLGYGAKIYNHKNLNNLLHLRMANLNKLNVLHHINENINSEIEIRKEIYKNSLWNKYNNKNDDSWINYKGNAVTNKYNTFK; translated from the coding sequence ATGTTAGAAATTAATAATAATGTAAAAACCCCAGAAAATAAACATTGATTCAGTTTATTTACAACCCATAAAAATATGTACACCAACAAATGCAAACAACTAGCTAATGAATATGAAAAATTAGATGAATACTTATATAAATATCATTATCGCTTAAAACAAGGTTATAAAGTAGTTCATTTTGCACCAAGAACAATTATTACAATTTTTGGTGATGTTACTTTTAAACGACGCCGATATAAATATTGAAATCAAAAATCAGGTAAATTTGAATATGTATGTTTACTAGATAAAGAAATTGGTTTATCACCCAAACAACGCATTTATTTTGATGTCCAATTTAAAGTTTTAAGTCTTTTGGGTGATGGTAAACGATATCGCGATGTTTTAGATGCTCTAAATCATTGTTATATTTCAAAAGCTAGTATTTCAAATATTTTAAATAAATACGATATTGCCGAATATTTTCAACTAGCAGAAAAAGAAACTAAAACTAGAATTGATGTCAAAAATAAGGATTTATATATTCAACTGGATGAGACATTTTTAGCGACATTAGACCATAAAATTAAACAAGACCAAAGAATCCGTTTAGTTACTTTTCATACCGGACATAAAGAAAAAAAATACAAAAATGCTCGTAGAGAATTAGAAAATAAACGAGGTCATTTTCTAATGTTAAAAGTTGGTAAACGAATAAATACAATGGATTATCGTGATTTATTAATTAAGGAATTACAAAAACATTATGTAAATATTAATTATGACAGAATAATTGTTTGTGGCGATGGTGCTACTTGAATTAGAGAAATTGCCAATAGTTTTGGTAATGTTAGATATATTTTAGATGGTTATCACGTTATTAAAAAATTAAAACAAACGGCATTTAATATTATTTTTGAAAATCGCAAAGTAACACTAAATAGTTGAATTAAATTATATAAGGATGGAAATCATCAAGAATTAATTAAAAACATTCGTAATATTGCTAAAAATGAATTAAATAAAGATATTAAAACAAATTTACGAAAGGCGAGTAATTATTTCAGTAATAATAAGCAAGGTATTCATCATCAAAATTTAGAATGAAATATCGGCTGTAGCATCGAAAGTGATGTATCACATTTAGTAAAACAACAATTAGGCTATGGGGCAAAAATATATAATCATAAGAATTTAAATAACCTATTACATTTAAGAATGGCAAATTTAAACAAATTAAATGTATTACATCATATTAATGAAAATATTAATTCAGAAATAGAAATCAGAAAAGAAATATATAAAAATTCATTATGAAATAAATATAATAATAAAAATGATGATAGTTGAATTAATTATAAAGGTAATGCTGTAACAAATAAATATAATACATTTAAGTAA
- a CDS encoding PQQ-binding-like beta-propeller repeat protein has product MKKLLSLLSTITIAGSGMSGIVANSPYPTPTQEKIENINNKRQKRSNNENNKINRTKIVIKTNGGVFASGILLNNKIYFGSDDHNVYEYDPATGQQKIVIRTEGEVWSSGVILNNKLYFGSKDHNVYEYDPVTGQQKIVIRTEGEVWFSSGIILNNKLYIGSDDHNVYEYDPTTGQQKIVIRTKANIHSSGVILNNKVYFGSDDYNVYEYDPTTGQQKIVIRTNWWLPSSGVVFNNKLYIGSEDSNIYEYDSVTEQQKIIKIAKGAVFSSGIILNNKIYFGSKDYNVYEYDPTTGQQKIVIRTEGEVWSSGVILNNKLYFGSKDHNVYEYDPATGQQKVVFRTEGEVLSSGVVFNHKLYFGSQDHNVYEYSGYYLNSNLGQINNNSDNVILSELNYLNPDLDISQLEIINKTKNSAILKIKNNLNNNIKIHYSIDNGQNKIINLNELIKKALFFKFRNENPNLKFKEINYIDTNNLNFSDIEITKKENSFLWSNVPKNVCSDREIINKTPNTRSFNVPACEYNSKSKLVFQITTGLTKTKQENKLNGWNINSDDEMKLTDFTNINNRNSEIINVLSNEFDLSNTNKQEQEMILSIFKEPADKFELNPNEKLKITYPVRIITSKVILNLKQKITGNITAKIIDDNNKEQIITLSITEVMQILQKYSLLPNEIIIDKNNDKITFNGEALFSLEREGAVRTNTVTTIV; this is encoded by the coding sequence ATGAAAAAATTACTTAGTTTATTAAGTACAATAACAATAGCAGGAAGCGGAATGTCGGGCATTGTTGCCAATAGTCCGTATCCAACTCCAACACAAGAAAAAATAGAAAATATAAATAATAAAAGACAAAAACGAAGCAATAATGAAAATAATAAAATAAATAGAACAAAAATTGTTATTAAAACAAATGGCGGAGTTTTTGCTAGTGGAATATTATTAAACAATAAAATATATTTTGGTTCAGATGATCATAATGTTTATGAGTATGATCCTGCTACAGGACAACAAAAAATTGTTATTAGAACAGAGGGGGAAGTATGATCTTCTGGTGTAATTTTAAACAATAAATTATATTTTGGTTCAAAAGATCATAATGTTTATGAATATGATCCCGTCACAGGACAACAAAAAATTGTTATTAGAACAGAGGGAGAAGTTTGATTTTCTAGTGGAATTATTTTAAACAATAAATTATATATTGGTTCAGATGATCATAATGTTTATGAGTATGATCCTACTACAGGACAACAAAAAATTGTTATTAGAACAAAAGCTAACATTCATTCTTCTGGTGTAATATTAAATAATAAAGTATATTTTGGTTCAGATGATTATAATGTGTATGAGTATGATCCTACTACAGGACAACAAAAAATTGTTATTAGAACAAATTGATGACTTCCTTCTTCTGGGGTTGTTTTTAACAATAAATTATATATTGGTTCAGAAGACAGTAATATTTATGAATACGATTCTGTTACAGAACAACAAAAAATTATTAAGATAGCAAAGGGTGCGGTTTTTTCTAGTGGAATTATTTTAAATAATAAAATATATTTTGGTTCAAAAGATTATAATGTGTATGAGTATGATCCTACTACAGGACAACAAAAAATTGTTATTAGAACAGAAGGGGAAGTATGATCTTCTGGTGTAATTTTAAACAATAAATTATATTTTGGTTCAAAAGATCATAATGTTTATGAATATGATCCGGCAACAGGACAACAAAAAGTTGTTTTTAGAACAGAAGGAGAAGTTTTGTCTTCTGGGGTTGTTTTTAACCATAAATTATATTTTGGCTCACAAGACCATAATGTTTATGAGTATAGTGGATACTATTTAAATTCAAATTTAGGACAAATTAATAATAATTCTGATAATGTAATTTTAAGTGAATTAAATTATTTAAATCCTGATTTAGATATTTCACAATTAGAAATTATTAACAAGACAAAAAATTCAGCTATATTAAAAATAAAAAATAATTTAAATAATAATATAAAAATACATTATTCAATTGATAATGGGCAAAATAAAATTATTAATTTAAATGAATTGATTAAAAAAGCATTATTTTTTAAATTTCGAAACGAAAATCCTAATTTAAAATTTAAGGAAATAAATTATATTGATACTAATAATTTAAATTTTTCAGATATTGAAATAACAAAAAAAGAAAATTCATTTTTATGATCTAATGTTCCTAAAAATGTATGTTCTGATAGAGAAATTATCAATAAAACTCCAAATACAAGATCATTTAATGTACCTGCTTGTGAATATAATTCGAAATCAAAATTAGTATTTCAAATTACAACAGGATTAACTAAAACAAAACAAGAAAATAAATTAAATGGTTGAAACATAAATTCTGATGATGAAATGAAATTAACAGATTTTACAAATATAAATAATAGAAATTCTGAAATCATTAATGTATTATCAAATGAATTTGATTTATCAAACACAAATAAACAAGAACAAGAAATGATTTTAAGTATTTTTAAGGAACCCGCTGATAAATTTGAACTTAATCCCAATGAAAAATTAAAAATTACTTATCCAGTAAGAATAATTACATCTAAAGTTATATTAAATTTAAAACAAAAAATTACAGGAAATATTACTGCCAAAATAATTGATGATAACAATAAAGAACAAATAATTACATTATCAATTACAGAAGTAATGCAAATTTTACAAAAATATAGTTTATTACCCAATGAAATTATTATAGATAAAAACAATGATAAAATAACATTTAACGGTGAAGCATTATTTTCATTAGAAAGAGAGGGGGCGGTAAGAACAAATACAGTTACTACTATAGTATAA
- a CDS encoding Mbov_0401 family ICE element transposase-like protein: MLEINNNLKTPENKHWLNLFTTHKNMYTNKCEQLANEYEKLDEYLYLHHYRLKQGYKVVHFATRTIITIFGDVIFKRRRYKYWNQKSGKFEYVCLLDKEIGLLPKQRIYFDVQFKVLSLLGDGKRYRDVLDALNHCYISKASISNVLNKYDIAEYFQLAEKETKNRIDVKNKNLYIQLDETFLATLDQKVKQDQRIRLVTFHTGHKEKNYKNARRELENKRGHFLMLKVGKRINTMDYRDLLIKELQKHYVNINYDKIIVCGDGDTWIREIANSFGNVRYILDGYHAIKKLKQTAFNIIFENRKVTLNSWIKLYKDGNNQKLIKNIRNDAKNELNKDIKTNLRKASNYFSNNKHGIHNQNLEWNIGCSIESDVSHLVKQQLGYGAKIYNHKNLNNLLHLRMANLNKLNVLHYINENINSEIEIRKEIYKNSLWNKYNNKNDDSWINYKGNAVTNKYNRFK, encoded by the coding sequence ATGTTAGAAATTAATAATAATTTAAAAACCCCAGAAAATAAGCATTGATTAAACTTATTTACAACCCATAAAAATATGTACACCAACAAATGTGAACAACTAGCTAATGAATACGAAAAATTAGATGAATACCTATATTTACATCATTATCGGTTAAAACAAGGTTATAAAGTAGTTCATTTTGCAACAAGAACAATTATTACAATTTTTGGTGATGTTATTTTTAAACGACGCCGATATAAATATTGAAATCAAAAATCAGGTAAATTTGAATATGTATGTTTATTAGATAAAGAAATTGGTTTACTGCCCAAACAACGCATTTATTTTGATGTCCAATTTAAAGTTTTAAGTCTTTTGGGTGATGGTAAACGCTATCGCGATGTTTTAGATGCTCTAAATCATTGTTATATTTCAAAAGCTAGTATTTCGAATGTTTTAAATAAATATGATATTGCTGAATATTTTCAACTAGCAGAAAAAGAAACTAAAAATAGAATTGATGTCAAAAATAAGAATTTATATATTCAACTAGATGAGACATTTTTAGCGACATTAGATCAGAAAGTTAAACAAGACCAGAGAATTCGTTTAGTTACTTTTCATACCGGACATAAAGAAAAAAATTATAAAAATGCTCGTAGAGAATTAGAAAACAAACGAGGTCATTTTCTAATGTTAAAAGTTGGTAAACGAATAAATACGATGGATTATCGTGATTTATTAATTAAAGAATTACAAAAACATTATGTGAATATTAATTATGACAAAATAATTGTTTGTGGTGATGGTGATACTTGAATTAGAGAAATTGCTAATAGTTTCGGTAATGTTAGATATATTTTAGATGGTTATCACGCTATTAAAAAATTAAAACAAACGGCATTTAATATTATTTTTGAAAATCGCAAAGTAACATTAAATAGTTGAATTAAATTATATAAGGATGGAAATAATCAAAAATTAATCAAAAACATTCGTAATGATGCTAAAAATGAATTAAATAAAGATATTAAAACAAATTTAAGAAAGGCGAGTAATTATTTCAGTAATAATAAGCATGGTATTCATAACCAAAATTTAGAATGAAATATCGGTTGTAGCATTGAAAGTGATGTATCGCATTTAGTAAAACAACAATTAGGCTATGGGGCAAAAATATATAATCATAAGAATTTAAATAATTTATTACATTTAAGAATGGCAAATTTAAACAAATTAAATGTATTACATTACATTAATGAAAATATTAATTCAGAAATAGAAATCAGAAAAGAAATATATAAAAATTCATTATGAAATAAATATAATAATAAAAATGACGATAGTTGAATTAATTATAAAGGTAATGCTGTAACAAATAAATATAATAGATTTAAGTAA
- a CDS encoding IS256 family transposase, with the protein MTKKIKKEPDAIDKVVDYFLENIDNPQDLFKGNTIFQEFTKKLTERMLNTEIKDYLETDENHNKRNGNTQKTIITKNGSIAIDVPRDRNSTFEPVIIPKRQRRFDNFDQKVISLYARGMTISDIKAQLQEFYHGAEISESLISQITDDVIEEVKMWQTKPLEKIYPIVYFDCIVVKVKQDKRIINKAVYLALGINLDGLKDILGMWISENEGAKFWLNNLTEMKNRGLQDILVACSDNLTGMSDAIEAVFPKTQHQLCIVHQIRNSLKFVPYKDRKLVANDLKSIYTAINEEIALIALDHFSEKWNKKYPQITKSWKNNWNNLIIFLEYPQEFRRIIYTTNAIESVNSQLRKVIKNKKIFPNDASVFKIFYLAFQNMVKKWTMPIQNWGSAISHLMIKFEDRVNLS; encoded by the coding sequence ATGACAAAAAAAATAAAAAAAGAACCTGACGCAATTGATAAAGTTGTTGATTATTTTTTAGAAAATATTGATAATCCACAAGATTTATTTAAAGGCAATACTATTTTTCAGGAATTTACCAAAAAATTAACTGAACGAATGTTAAATACGGAAATTAAAGATTATCTTGAAACTGATGAGAATCATAATAAAAGAAATGGCAACACACAAAAAACCATTATTACTAAAAATGGTTCAATCGCAATTGATGTACCAAGAGATCGAAATAGTACTTTTGAACCAGTAATTATTCCAAAAAGACAAAGAAGATTTGATAACTTTGATCAAAAAGTAATTTCTTTATATGCAAGAGGAATGACAATTTCTGATATCAAAGCACAATTGCAAGAATTCTATCACGGAGCAGAAATTTCAGAAAGTTTAATTAGTCAAATAACTGATGATGTTATTGAAGAAGTTAAAATGTGACAAACTAAACCTTTAGAGAAGATTTATCCGATTGTTTATTTTGATTGTATTGTTGTTAAAGTAAAGCAAGATAAACGAATAATAAATAAAGCAGTTTATCTTGCCTTAGGAATTAATTTAGATGGTTTAAAAGATATTTTAGGAATGTGAATTAGTGAGAATGAGGGAGCCAAATTTTGACTTAATAATCTTACGGAAATGAAAAATCGTGGGTTACAAGATATTCTTGTTGCTTGTAGTGATAATTTAACTGGGATGTCTGATGCAATAGAAGCTGTTTTCCCAAAAACACAGCATCAATTATGCATTGTTCATCAAATTCGCAATAGTTTAAAATTTGTTCCTTACAAAGATCGCAAACTTGTAGCTAATGATTTAAAATCAATTTATACAGCAATTAATGAAGAAATAGCGTTAATTGCTTTAGATCATTTTTCAGAAAAATGAAATAAAAAGTATCCACAAATTACTAAATCATGAAAAAATAACTGAAATAATTTAATAATTTTTCTTGAATATCCTCAGGAATTTAGAAGAATTATTTACACAACTAATGCGATTGAATCTGTTAATAGTCAATTAAGAAAAGTCATTAAGAATAAAAAGATTTTTCCTAATGACGCATCAGTTTTTAAAATATTTTATTTAGCATTTCAAAATATGGTTAAGAAATGAACGATGCCAATTCAAAATTGGGGTAGTGCAATTTCACATTTAATGATAAAATTTGAGGACAGAGTGAATTTAAGTTAA
- a CDS encoding MSC_0882 family membrane protein, producing the protein MSWKEKIMDKFFNKAEQKRFNDNKLKAKQLEPYFPYERKQKQNDVPRVINRYEFTVDDKKYFNSGINKEPAPYYEENYSLPKARVYSPKNGYSRKFGGMPYQQNPPTITSYQYPQPQQPILDLSPNDFLEDNHNDYSPTLYQKAYQEPYLSYDEPRGQEIPYCSLSLKTIPKEIANEVRSEKYRLVLTMIIGFLGIIASSIPLILWFLKQQNIVIDNENLIPHSTLMIPLCIVSLGLFFISLFDWIKIKKEVEGYLKKAKLGNNVIPNFIIANYRKMHIRSIIINWVAFPLYIIGAAIIAILYGLSGATQPKLFGFLILDMTIRDLTTEIIILTGILFALFFLQVLNIIFVRKRKANIIGFYGYEIINPYEMYELKRIINRRCLWTWLTIIAIMFFVIAIPIWLLRRKKIKVASS; encoded by the coding sequence ATGTCATGAAAAGAAAAAATAATGGATAAGTTTTTTAATAAAGCAGAACAAAAACGGTTTAATGATAATAAATTAAAGGCAAAGCAACTTGAACCGTATTTTCCTTATGAAAGAAAACAAAAGCAAAATGATGTTCCCCGCGTAATTAATCGTTATGAATTTACAGTTGATGATAAAAAATATTTTAATTCTGGTATTAATAAAGAACCAGCACCATATTATGAAGAAAATTATAGTTTACCAAAAGCAAGAGTTTATAGCCCTAAAAATGGTTATAGTCGTAAATTTGGTGGCATGCCATATCAACAAAATCCGCCAACAATAACTTCTTATCAATATCCACAACCACAACAACCAATTTTAGATTTATCACCTAATGATTTTTTAGAGGATAATCATAATGATTATAGTCCAACTTTATATCAAAAAGCATATCAAGAACCATATTTATCATATGATGAACCACGAGGACAAGAGATACCTTATTGTTCGTTAAGTTTAAAAACTATTCCTAAAGAAATTGCTAATGAGGTTCGTAGTGAAAAATATCGTTTGGTTTTAACAATGATTATTGGTTTTTTAGGAATAATCGCTTCTTCAATACCATTAATTTTGTGATTTTTAAAGCAACAAAATATTGTTATTGACAATGAAAATTTAATTCCGCATTCAACTTTGATGATACCGTTATGTATTGTATCATTAGGTTTATTTTTTATTTCTTTGTTTGATTGAATTAAAATTAAAAAAGAAGTGGAAGGATATTTAAAAAAAGCTAAATTAGGAAATAATGTTATTCCTAATTTCATTATTGCTAATTACCGAAAAATGCATATTCGTAGTATTATTATTAATTGAGTAGCTTTTCCCTTGTATATTATTGGTGCTGCAATTATTGCTATTCTTTATGGATTATCAGGCGCAACACAGCCAAAACTTTTTGGGTTTTTAATTTTAGATATGACGATTAGAGATTTAACAACAGAAATTATTATTTTAACAGGAATATTATTTGCCTTATTTTTTTTACAAGTATTAAATATTATTTTTGTTCGTAAAAGAAAAGCTAATATTATTGGTTTTTATGGTTATGAAATTATTAATCCTTATGAAATGTATGAATTAAAGCGAATAATAAATCGTCGCTGTTTATGAACTTGATTAACAATTATTGCGATTATGTTTTTTGTTATTGCGATTCCGATTTGATTATTACGAAGAAAAAAAATTAAGGTTGCTTCAAGTTAA
- a CDS encoding IS1/IS1595 family N-terminal zinc-binding domain-containing protein: MEKIIQELVNTLTDDQFLEFYEKVKQQAELIKKQKRLNEIDQKFRAQGIKCPKCESYHCVKNGHNSEGKQKYLCKNCRASFDAFRNHFIYWSHLNYEQWIN, from the coding sequence ATGGAAAAAATAATTCAAGAACTAGTAAATACTTTAACAGATGATCAATTTTTAGAATTTTATGAAAAAGTCAAACAACAAGCAGAATTAATAAAAAAACAAAAACGTTTAAATGAAATTGATCAAAAATTTAGAGCGCAAGGTATTAAATGCCCTAAATGTGAATCTTACCATTGCGTTAAAAATGGACATAATTCAGAAGGAAAACAAAAATATTTATGTAAAAATTGCCGTGCAAGTTTTGACGCTTTTCGTAATCATTTTATTTATTGAAGTCATTTAAATTATGAACAATGAATTAATTAA
- a CDS encoding transposase family protein gives MKTQVIIEKDSKKIISSDFSYGKNHDFKILKDSKIKFLPETTVLVDLGYQGIQKINHNVLIPKRKSKKNPLNKEEKQNNERISKMRIVIENVFAILKKFKIISEKYRNRRKRFALRFNLIASIYNLQLLV, from the coding sequence ATAAAAACACAAGTTATAATTGAAAAAGATAGTAAAAAAATTATTAGTTCTGATTTTTCTTATGGTAAAAACCATGACTTTAAAATTTTAAAAGATTCAAAAATTAAATTTTTACCAGAAACAACTGTTTTAGTGGATTTAGGTTATCAAGGCATACAAAAAATTAATCATAATGTTTTAATTCCTAAAAGAAAATCAAAGAAAAACCCTTTAAATAAAGAAGAAAAGCAAAATAATGAGCGAATTTCAAAAATGAGAATTGTTATTGAAAATGTTTTTGCTATACTTAAAAAATTTAAAATTATTAGTGAAAAATATCGAAATCGTAGAAAAAGATTTGCTTTAAGATTTAATTTAATAGCTTCAATTTATAATTTACAACTATTAGTTTAA
- a CDS encoding transposase family protein: MKFKKNNQISDKNFLRLTGIKHTTFNKMLEILKIEELKKRFRRGRTNKLSLENRILMTLEYWREYRTYFHIAKSYDISESSCYRNIKWIEDTLIKHPNFQQLTGQKSLLKDYFKDKTVIIDVTESQIQRPKKDKNSTTQEKRKNTQ; encoded by the coding sequence ATGAAATTTAAAAAAAATAATCAAATAAGTGATAAAAATTTTTTAAGATTAACTGGTATTAAACATACTACTTTTAATAAAATGCTAGAAATTTTAAAAATAGAAGAATTAAAAAAGAGATTTCGTCGCGGAAGAACCAATAAATTATCATTAGAAAATCGTATTTTAATGACTTTAGAATATTGAAGAGAATATAGAACTTATTTTCATATTGCAAAAAGTTATGATATTAGTGAAAGTAGTTGTTATAGAAATATCAAATGAATTGAAGACACTTTAATAAAACACCCTAATTTTCAACAACTTACTGGTCAAAAATCACTATTAAAAGATTATTTCAAAGATAAGACTGTTATAATTGATGTAACTGAAAGCCAAATCCAACGCCCAAAAAAAGACAAAAACAGCACTACTCAGGAAAAAAGAAAAAACACACAATAA